A single region of the Phycisphaerae bacterium RAS1 genome encodes:
- the liaR gene encoding Transcriptional regulatory protein LiaR, translated as MNAQRVISVVLADDHAMVRDALAAWFAGQPDIKIVATAETTNEAVAAAVMHSPDVALLDIDMPGILAFDAAREIRRRSPNTRILFVSGFLSDRYIEQALAAGAGGYLTKGESPEKIAEAIRAMAAGAASFSADVQERIVIGPDGPHAAGGRTRAATLSPRELSVLRYVAQGMPKKEIAVLMNIGMKTVEKHVENIMRKLDIHDRVELARFAIREGMAEA; from the coding sequence ATGAATGCGCAACGAGTCATCTCCGTTGTTCTGGCCGACGATCACGCGATGGTTCGCGACGCGCTGGCGGCGTGGTTCGCGGGTCAGCCCGATATCAAGATCGTGGCGACGGCCGAGACGACCAACGAAGCCGTCGCGGCCGCCGTGATGCACTCGCCCGACGTCGCGCTGCTGGACATCGACATGCCCGGGATCCTGGCGTTTGACGCCGCCCGCGAAATCCGCCGCCGCTCTCCGAACACGCGCATCCTGTTCGTCAGTGGTTTCCTGAGCGATCGTTACATCGAGCAGGCGCTGGCCGCCGGCGCCGGCGGGTACCTGACCAAGGGCGAGTCGCCGGAAAAAATCGCGGAGGCGATTCGCGCGATGGCCGCGGGCGCGGCGAGTTTTTCGGCGGATGTTCAGGAGCGAATCGTGATCGGGCCGGACGGGCCGCACGCCGCCGGCGGCCGCACGCGCGCCGCCACGCTCTCGCCGCGCGAGTTGTCGGTGCTGCGCTACGTGGCGCAGGGGATGCCGAAGAAGGAAATCGCGGTCCTGATGAACATCGGCATGAAGACGGTCGAGAAGCACGTCGAGAACATCATGCGCAAGCTGGACATTCACGACCGGGTCGAGCTGGCGCGCTTCGCCATCCGCGAGGGCATGGCTGAGGCCTGA
- the oprF_2 gene encoding Outer membrane porin F precursor: MRSFRRDSFGNLMVGVAVFGLFGCDAKTQKDVEFRAAKAESEARTCQGDLAQERARTADLRNQIDARTREWEAGRAEVQSYKDRIAALTQARDQLAALIEKRGAGEMARPAIGASPLPTATDEALQTLAGRHAGRLWYDRPRGGVSVGSDRLFDPGSDVVQAEALALLAELAGVCAAAPADEFDIVVVGHTDDSAITKPESLAKHPSNWHLSVHRAIAVKDALVKAGVPAARVGVMGYGELRPVGKERGPNRRVEVFLAPRAAVQSFEAIRPPR, encoded by the coding sequence ATGCGATCATTCAGGCGCGACTCGTTCGGCAATCTGATGGTCGGCGTGGCGGTGTTCGGGCTCTTCGGCTGTGACGCCAAGACTCAGAAGGACGTCGAGTTCCGCGCGGCCAAGGCCGAGTCCGAGGCGCGCACCTGCCAAGGCGACCTCGCCCAGGAGCGCGCCCGCACGGCGGACCTCCGGAATCAAATCGACGCGCGAACGCGCGAATGGGAAGCCGGCCGCGCCGAAGTCCAGTCCTACAAGGACCGCATTGCCGCGCTGACCCAGGCCCGCGACCAGTTGGCGGCGTTGATCGAAAAGCGCGGCGCCGGCGAGATGGCCCGGCCCGCGATCGGCGCTTCCCCCCTGCCGACCGCGACTGACGAGGCCCTCCAGACGCTGGCGGGCAGGCACGCCGGACGGCTGTGGTATGACCGCCCGCGGGGCGGCGTGAGCGTCGGCAGCGACCGGCTGTTTGATCCGGGAAGCGACGTGGTTCAGGCCGAGGCGCTGGCGCTGCTGGCGGAATTGGCGGGAGTCTGCGCGGCGGCGCCGGCCGACGAATTCGACATCGTGGTCGTCGGTCACACCGATGACAGCGCCATCACGAAACCCGAGTCGCTCGCGAAGCATCCGTCCAACTGGCACCTGAGCGTGCACCGCGCCATCGCGGTCAAGGACGCGCTGGTGAAGGCGGGGGTGCCGGCGGCGCGCGTGGGCGTGATGGGATATGGCGAACTGCGGCCAGTCGGGAAGGAGCGCGGGCCGAATCGGCGAGTGGAGGTTTTTCTGGCTCCCCGCGCGGCCGTGCAGAGTTTCGAGGCGATTCGCCCACCGCGATAG
- a CDS encoding Helix-turn-helix domain protein, producing the protein MAKPFYSLEEVCQALGKSQDQVRGMVRDGTLREFRDAGKVFFKAEDVDRLSGKGGKSGDTGEIVLEASDSHLGGGLEDSLPSLADSGGGTSLIGLEPIEEEPEKKKDDTVITTSGIGVFEEDEVEVDDPMAKTHITTGRTADDQVSLEGTGSGSGLLDLTREADDTSLGAELLDEIYPGEDDAAPAAPAKKTPPPPKTKAPPKAEEPDEAELAAPVEAPVVIAVAAGDPMEGLLGGLLVGALIMLGMGATVVAGALQGFLPDYAEYLSNNFLIFLGAAVGVVGISLAAGFFVGKAAGPRRA; encoded by the coding sequence ATGGCTAAACCGTTCTATTCGCTCGAGGAAGTGTGCCAGGCCCTGGGCAAGAGCCAGGACCAGGTCCGCGGCATGGTTCGCGACGGAACGCTCCGCGAGTTTCGCGACGCGGGCAAAGTGTTCTTCAAGGCCGAAGATGTCGATCGCCTCTCGGGCAAGGGCGGCAAGTCCGGCGACACGGGCGAAATTGTCCTGGAGGCGAGCGATTCGCACCTCGGCGGCGGCCTGGAGGATTCGCTCCCGTCGCTGGCAGATAGCGGCGGCGGCACCAGCCTGATCGGACTGGAACCGATCGAAGAAGAGCCGGAAAAGAAAAAGGACGACACCGTCATCACGACCAGCGGCATCGGCGTCTTCGAGGAAGATGAGGTCGAAGTCGACGACCCGATGGCCAAGACGCACATTACGACCGGCCGCACCGCCGACGACCAGGTTTCACTCGAAGGCACGGGCAGCGGCTCGGGCCTGCTCGACCTGACGCGCGAGGCGGATGATACGTCACTCGGCGCGGAGCTTCTGGACGAGATCTACCCGGGCGAGGACGACGCGGCCCCGGCCGCCCCCGCGAAGAAGACCCCGCCGCCCCCGAAGACCAAGGCGCCTCCCAAGGCCGAGGAGCCGGACGAGGCCGAGCTGGCCGCGCCCGTCGAGGCGCCGGTGGTCATCGCGGTTGCCGCAGGCGACCCAATGGAAGGGTTGCTTGGCGGCCTGCTGGTCGGCGCCCTCATCATGCTTGGGATGGGCGCGACGGTCGTGGCCGGCGCGCTCCAGGGGTTCCTGCCGGACTACGCGGAGTATCTCAGCAACAACTTCCTGATCTTCCTGGGCGCCGCGGTCGGAGTCGTCGGCATTTCGCTGGCGGCGGGTTTCTTCGTCGGCAAGGCAGCCGGGCCGAGGCGCGCGTAG
- the adhT gene encoding alcohol dehydrogenase codes for MRVYRLNRFGLEHLQIEEASAPRPGRGEVLVQVQALSLNFRDLMVVNGLYNPRLALPATPVSDGAGLVAAVGEGVTRWKVGDRVVSHFVASWIDGVFSADYPKSSLGTPGPGLAAEYAALPAEALVAIPTGLDFGQAATLPIAALTAWSVLVSEGRLDPRKPAANAGKTVLTLGTGGVSIFALQLAKALGARVVITSSRDEKLRRAAAMGADLCVNYRTTPDWDKTVVEFTRGGADITVETGGAGTLDASMRATRAGGLVGVLGALTGLKAEVSTALILMKRLHLAGIYVDCRRAFEEMNAFIQSVKLLPVIDRTYSFAELPAALGAMQRGEHFGKLVVNVVG; via the coding sequence ATGCGTGTCTACCGACTGAACCGCTTTGGGCTCGAACACCTGCAGATCGAGGAGGCGTCCGCGCCGCGGCCGGGCCGGGGCGAGGTGCTCGTTCAGGTGCAGGCGCTCAGCCTCAACTTCCGCGATTTGATGGTCGTGAATGGGCTGTACAACCCCAGGCTGGCGCTGCCGGCCACGCCGGTCAGCGACGGCGCCGGACTCGTCGCCGCGGTCGGGGAGGGCGTGACCCGCTGGAAGGTCGGCGATCGCGTCGTTTCGCATTTCGTCGCGAGCTGGATCGACGGCGTGTTCTCCGCCGATTACCCGAAAAGCAGTCTCGGCACGCCTGGGCCGGGACTGGCGGCCGAATATGCGGCGCTGCCGGCCGAGGCGCTCGTCGCGATTCCGACCGGGCTCGACTTCGGACAGGCCGCGACCCTGCCGATCGCCGCCCTGACCGCCTGGAGCGTACTCGTCAGCGAGGGCCGGCTCGATCCGCGCAAGCCGGCGGCCAATGCAGGCAAGACCGTGTTGACGCTCGGAACGGGCGGCGTCTCGATCTTTGCTCTGCAACTCGCCAAGGCCCTGGGCGCGCGGGTCGTCATCACCAGCAGCCGCGACGAGAAGCTCAGGCGCGCCGCCGCCATGGGAGCCGACCTCTGCGTCAACTACCGTACGACGCCTGACTGGGACAAAACGGTGGTCGAGTTCACTCGCGGCGGGGCGGACATCACGGTTGAGACCGGCGGCGCCGGCACGCTGGATGCGTCGATGCGCGCGACGCGCGCCGGCGGACTGGTGGGCGTGCTGGGCGCGTTGACCGGGCTGAAGGCGGAAGTCTCAACCGCCCTGATCCTGATGAAGCGCCTGCACCTGGCGGGCATCTACGTCGATTGCCGCCGGGCGTTCGAGGAAATGAACGCTTTCATCCAGAGCGTGAAGCTGCTTCCGGTGATTGACCGCACGTACAGCTTCGCGGAGTTGCCGGCGGCGCTGGGGGCGATGCAGCGTGGCGAGCATTTCGGAAAACTGGTCGTCAACGTCGTCGGCTAG
- the phzF gene encoding Trans-2,3-dihydro-3-hydroxyanthranilate isomerase — protein MAGLHFHILDVFAERRFSGNQLAVFRRAGGLSSEQMQSLAREMHFSESTFILSDEPQGGGFDVRIFTPGAEVPFAGHPTLGTAYVIRQALLGGAAASVTLNLKVGAIPVTFDDAGAPGGIAWMRQQPPEFGEPFDAARIAEVLGVDQDDIDVSYPIQAVSTGLPHVIVPMCNLASLRKIRIHAAGYEGLCQTPAGRSILAFCPEGYDERHQVSVRVFCEYFGVPEDPATGSGNGCLAAYLLRYRVLGGDALDIRAAQGYEIRRPSLLYLRASHRGEAIDVSVGGGVIPVAEGDFAE, from the coding sequence ATGGCCGGACTGCATTTTCATATTCTGGATGTCTTCGCCGAACGCCGCTTCAGTGGGAATCAGCTTGCCGTTTTCCGCCGCGCCGGCGGACTCTCGAGCGAGCAGATGCAGTCCCTCGCGCGGGAGATGCACTTTTCCGAATCGACCTTCATCCTGTCGGACGAACCGCAGGGCGGGGGCTTCGACGTGCGCATCTTCACGCCGGGCGCGGAAGTGCCTTTCGCGGGCCACCCGACGCTTGGGACGGCCTACGTCATTCGCCAGGCGCTGTTGGGCGGCGCCGCGGCAAGCGTCACGCTGAACCTCAAGGTCGGCGCGATTCCGGTCACGTTCGACGACGCCGGCGCGCCAGGCGGCATCGCCTGGATGCGACAGCAGCCGCCGGAATTCGGCGAGCCGTTTGACGCCGCGCGGATCGCAGAAGTACTCGGCGTCGATCAGGACGACATTGATGTCTCCTACCCCATCCAGGCGGTGTCGACCGGATTGCCGCACGTCATCGTCCCCATGTGCAACCTCGCTTCGCTTCGCAAAATTCGGATTCACGCGGCCGGCTATGAGGGCCTTTGTCAGACGCCCGCCGGACGCTCGATCCTGGCATTCTGCCCCGAGGGCTACGACGAGCGGCACCAGGTCAGCGTGCGCGTCTTCTGCGAATACTTCGGCGTTCCCGAGGACCCGGCCACCGGCAGCGGCAACGGGTGTCTGGCCGCCTACCTGCTGCGGTACCGCGTGCTCGGCGGCGACGCGCTCGACATCCGCGCCGCGCAGGGATACGAGATCCGCCGACCGTCGCTGCTGTACCTGCGCGCGTCACATCGCGGCGAGGCGATCGATGTGAGCGTCGGCGGCGGCGTCATTCCGGTGGCGGAGGGGGACTTCGCCGAATGA
- the kefC gene encoding Glutathione-regulated potassium-efflux system protein KefC has product MGQNPNVTSELRDIVVVFGAALLGGWLLRLARAPAIIGFLCAGIAIGPSGLDWIDAPRVHFFAEIGLALLLFSVGLELSPEPLARSGVRLVLTAALQMSAICLVVALIAMLAFGIGAVPAIVIGVAVSLSSTAIVLKQLSDRGETDTPTGVLTTGILIVQDVAVIVLLAFLPVAAGAAGGGVGDALRQTLLSLGGLVLAVAGAKLLLPLVARQVLQRGGTELMTLLSLVTACVGAWLADLAGWSWALGSCIAGLLLAQTELRYQLRAEITPFRDSLNALFFASIGMLVNVQSAYQQALPLALAIVGTLIGKALLTSLAAGSAGWPVRLALTAGLGLATISEFSYVLADEAASVGLLSRETLSFIVAWTVGTMLLGAMLVPAARPLADRLAAIVQRDRRRTPPAPTEAESPGAARVVIVGYGVNGRNLARTLRATRIPFVVIELNRRTAQQARGDGAAVVLGDATRLVILEEAGVQSARAVVVVIADVEATRRVVARVRTIRPDVFLLARTRYVAELDALRRLGADLVIPEEFETSIEIFSHVLKELGIPDNVIEQQIALVRAGGYGMLRGRAADRGITAEWVRAMEATVTQTHLLLDASPARGKTLRELDLRAQTGVTIAAITRRGTPIPNPSPDLPLEAGDVLVLVGAHGQLLAARAELDPPASPGVSDL; this is encoded by the coding sequence GTGGGCCAGAATCCCAACGTGACATCCGAACTGCGCGACATCGTGGTCGTCTTCGGCGCCGCGCTGCTGGGCGGATGGCTGCTGCGCCTCGCAAGAGCTCCGGCAATTATTGGCTTCCTCTGCGCCGGCATCGCCATCGGCCCCTCCGGGCTGGACTGGATCGACGCCCCGCGCGTGCATTTCTTCGCAGAAATCGGCCTGGCGCTGCTGCTGTTCAGCGTCGGACTGGAACTGTCGCCTGAGCCTTTAGCTCGCAGCGGCGTGCGGTTGGTGCTGACCGCCGCGTTGCAGATGTCGGCGATCTGTCTGGTGGTCGCGCTGATCGCCATGCTCGCCTTCGGCATCGGCGCCGTGCCGGCGATTGTGATCGGCGTCGCGGTCAGTCTGAGCAGCACCGCCATCGTCCTGAAGCAGCTCAGCGACCGCGGCGAGACCGACACGCCGACGGGCGTGCTCACGACCGGCATTCTGATCGTGCAGGACGTCGCCGTGATCGTGCTGCTGGCTTTCCTGCCGGTGGCCGCCGGGGCGGCAGGAGGCGGCGTCGGCGATGCGCTGCGACAGACGCTCCTGTCGCTGGGCGGCCTGGTGCTGGCGGTGGCGGGCGCCAAGCTGTTGCTGCCGCTGGTCGCGCGGCAGGTTCTGCAGCGCGGCGGCACGGAGCTGATGACGCTGCTCTCGCTCGTGACGGCCTGTGTGGGCGCCTGGCTGGCCGACCTGGCGGGCTGGTCGTGGGCGCTGGGCTCGTGCATCGCCGGCCTGCTGCTCGCCCAGACTGAGCTGCGCTACCAGCTTCGCGCGGAAATCACCCCCTTTCGCGATTCGCTCAACGCCCTCTTTTTTGCGTCGATCGGAATGCTCGTCAACGTGCAGTCGGCCTATCAGCAGGCGCTGCCGCTGGCACTCGCGATCGTCGGCACGCTTATCGGAAAGGCGCTGCTGACTTCACTGGCGGCCGGATCGGCCGGCTGGCCGGTGCGGCTCGCTCTGACCGCCGGGCTGGGACTGGCGACGATCAGCGAGTTCAGTTACGTGCTGGCCGACGAAGCGGCGTCGGTCGGCCTGCTGTCGCGAGAGACGCTCTCGTTCATCGTCGCCTGGACGGTCGGCACGATGCTGCTGGGCGCCATGCTCGTGCCGGCGGCTCGTCCACTGGCCGATCGGCTCGCGGCCATCGTCCAGCGCGACCGCCGCCGGACGCCGCCCGCCCCGACGGAGGCCGAATCCCCGGGGGCGGCGCGCGTCGTGATCGTGGGCTACGGCGTGAACGGCCGGAACCTGGCCCGCACGCTACGGGCCACGCGAATTCCCTTCGTCGTGATTGAGCTGAATCGCCGCACTGCGCAGCAGGCCCGCGGCGACGGGGCGGCGGTCGTGCTGGGCGACGCGACGCGCCTGGTGATTCTGGAGGAAGCCGGCGTCCAGTCGGCCCGAGCCGTGGTGGTGGTGATCGCCGACGTTGAGGCCACGCGCCGCGTCGTCGCCCGCGTGCGAACTATTCGGCCGGATGTGTTCCTGCTGGCGCGGACGCGCTACGTTGCCGAGCTGGACGCGCTGCGAAGGCTGGGCGCGGACCTGGTGATCCCCGAAGAATTCGAGACCTCGATTGAGATTTTCTCGCACGTGCTCAAGGAGCTCGGCATTCCCGACAACGTCATCGAGCAGCAGATTGCCCTCGTTCGGGCGGGCGGGTACGGCATGTTGCGCGGCCGGGCGGCGGATCGGGGCATCACGGCGGAGTGGGTCCGCGCCATGGAGGCGACCGTCACGCAGACGCACCTGCTTCTGGACGCAAGCCCGGCTCGCGGGAAGACGCTGCGCGAATTAGACCTGCGCGCCCAGACGGGGGTCACCATCGCGGCCATCACGCGCCGTGGGACGCCGATTCCGAATCCATCGCCGGACCTTCCGCTGGAAGCGGGCGATGTATTGGTGCTCGTCGGGGCGCACGGCCAGTTGCTGGCCGCGCGGGCCGAGCTTGACCCACCGGCGTCGCCGGGGGTTTCTGATCTCTAG
- the nrfA gene encoding Cytochrome c-552 precursor yields the protein MTTARAIRTTAALLPPGIVLILAMSFGGCPSSNGNSNTNTNTNDNSADNANDNTNGGNTNTNTNTNTNTNTNTNTNTNTNDNNAGTSKTIAEQCAACHSGLAERYSAGTHKSIADQCLVCHQNGREHMESPIDVPAALHFTLGLCADCHASQHDSYLTSDATKAGHFGGSDPTSKYEEFPHYQYLMGGHGFTKEYNEERSHAYMLKDHIDTQRRQTTTCLQCKSTAVAYYWNQTQRGEPKFSKELVWADVVEELRTEQPDAIDYGAGCTHCHDPHTGDFRLIRRGLIEAIVERGTDPYSNIHNVIPENEEALQALMNERDDDGKRTDAALRLAGTLTCAQCHIEYVCGQGADRNTTGEIRDHVPWRQLDDIEAHYSDLFGNMQDWTHSITGKTGVKAQHPEAESYWGGAHHRLGLSCADCHMPQGSDGYSSHRLTSPLKSGMDACAQCHENAEAELFEAQDEIYATARRIEDLLNEVLQKIEAANTSGAVPADDLDEAKTLFMRALTWWEWTVVSENSMGAHNSDKTRAQLQTAEDFANQADALLP from the coding sequence GTGACCACCGCACGCGCGATTCGAACCACCGCCGCCCTCCTGCCGCCGGGCATCGTACTCATCCTCGCCATGAGTTTTGGCGGCTGCCCGAGCAGCAACGGCAATTCCAACACCAACACGAACACCAACGATAACTCCGCCGACAACGCCAACGACAACACGAACGGTGGCAACACCAACACCAACACCAACACCAACACGAACACGAACACGAACACGAACACGAACACGAACACCAATGACAACAACGCCGGTACGAGCAAAACGATCGCCGAGCAGTGCGCCGCGTGCCACTCCGGCCTGGCGGAGCGCTACTCCGCCGGCACGCACAAGTCGATCGCCGATCAGTGCCTGGTCTGCCACCAAAACGGACGCGAGCACATGGAGTCGCCCATCGACGTGCCAGCCGCCCTGCATTTCACGCTTGGCCTCTGCGCCGACTGTCACGCCTCGCAGCACGACAGCTATCTGACAAGCGATGCCACCAAGGCCGGCCATTTCGGCGGCTCGGACCCGACCTCCAAGTACGAGGAATTCCCGCACTACCAGTACCTGATGGGCGGCCACGGGTTCACCAAGGAGTACAACGAGGAGCGCAGCCACGCTTACATGCTCAAGGACCACATCGACACGCAGCGCCGCCAGACCACCACTTGCCTGCAATGCAAGAGCACGGCCGTCGCCTACTACTGGAATCAGACGCAGCGCGGCGAGCCGAAGTTCAGTAAGGAGCTCGTGTGGGCCGACGTGGTCGAGGAACTGCGCACCGAGCAGCCCGACGCGATCGACTACGGCGCCGGCTGCACCCACTGCCATGATCCGCACACCGGCGATTTCCGGTTGATCCGCCGCGGGCTGATCGAGGCGATCGTCGAACGCGGCACCGACCCCTACTCAAACATCCACAACGTCATTCCCGAGAACGAAGAAGCGCTGCAGGCCCTGATGAACGAGCGCGACGACGACGGGAAACGCACCGACGCCGCCTTGCGCCTGGCCGGAACCCTCACTTGCGCCCAGTGCCACATCGAGTACGTCTGCGGCCAGGGCGCCGACCGCAACACCACCGGCGAAATCCGCGATCACGTCCCCTGGCGGCAGCTCGACGACATCGAGGCCCATTACTCTGACCTCTTCGGAAACATGCAGGACTGGACCCACAGCATCACTGGAAAAACCGGCGTCAAAGCCCAGCACCCGGAGGCCGAGAGCTACTGGGGCGGTGCGCATCACCGGCTCGGGCTGAGTTGCGCCGATTGCCACATGCCGCAAGGCAGCGACGGGTATTCCAGCCACCGGCTGACCAGCCCGCTCAAGAGCGGCATGGACGCCTGCGCCCAGTGTCATGAAAACGCCGAAGCCGAGCTGTTCGAGGCGCAGGACGAGATTTACGCCACCGCGCGTCGCATCGAGGACCTGCTCAACGAGGTGCTACAGAAGATCGAGGCGGCGAACACTTCCGGCGCCGTCCCGGCTGACGATCTCGATGAGGCCAAGACGCTCTTCATGCGAGCGCTGACCTGGTGGGAGTGGACCGTCGTCAGCGAGAACTCGATGGGCGCCCACAACTCAGACAAGACCCGCGCGCAACTTCAGACCGCCGAAGATTTCGCAAACCAGGCGGACGCGCTGCTGCCGTGA